From Candidatus Bathyarchaeia archaeon:
GTTAGAAGCTGCCTTGAATTCGCCAAGTTCTCGCTGAAACTTTTCGACGAAATAGTGCTGAAAAACACGGCCTACGTGGGCCTCATCAAAAGCGAGGCGTACACGCTTAAAACCTACTATATGGGCTTGGTGGACAAAAATAACAAGGTAAACTTCTATGACGGAAGCGTACGCATAGTAGATCCTGATGGAAAAGAGTTTGTCAAATTCCCGCCCAGAGAATACTTAGATGTCATAGAGGAACGCGTGGAGCCATGGACCTACGTGAAGCTTCCATATCTTAAGAAGGTTGGCTGGAAGGGCTTCGTGGATGGGCCAGACAGCGGCATCTACCGCGTCGGCCCCCTTGGAAGACTTAACGCGGCGGAAGGCATGGCAACACCCCTCGCCCAAGCCGAGTATGAGCGCATGTACTCCACTCTAGGCGGGAAGCCCGTCCATCACACTTTGGCTTATCACTGGGCTAGGCTGATAGAGCTCCTATATGCAGCTGAACGCGCTTTAGAGCTGGTGACAGATCCTGAGATAACAAGCACAAACCTTCGCGGCAAGCCTGACAAGCCCGGCGAAGGCGTGGGCATAGTGGAGGCCGCCCGTGGAACGCTTATTCACCATTACCAGCTGGACGAGAACGCGTTGGCTAAAAAAGTCAATTTGATCGTGGCGACTACGCATAATGTGCCGGGCATATGCATGTCTATTAGAGACGCGGCCAAGGGCCTAATCAAGAAGGGCAAGGTTACTGATGGTATATTAAACATGGTTGAAATGGCTTTCAGGGCTTATGACCCGTGCTTCGCTTGTGCAACCCACTTTGCCTTGGGCCAGATGCCCTTGGAAGTGGAAATTTACGATAGCGAGGGGAGGCTCATTCAAACAATTAAGAGGTGATAGTTGTGGAAGAGGTTAAGGTTGGTGTTTTCCTATCCGACTGCGGGGGGCAAGTCGCCAAGATCCTAGACTTTGAAGCCTTAACCAGCTTTGTAAAGGCTGTTCCCGGAGTTGTGCTTGTCGCTAGGGGAAGCGAGTTCTGGAGGGGGCAAGGCCTCCAAACTATAGTGGAAGCCGTTAAAGCTGGAAGGATAAACCGGGTTGTTGTCGCGGAGACAGTTCCAAAGATAAGCGAGGTGGCCATTGCAAAGGCCCTTGAGGAGGCGGGGCTTAACCCGCATCTAATGGAGGTTGTAGACCTCAAAAACCACTGTGCATGGCCCCACAAGGATACTCCCAAAGAGGCAACCGAGAAAGCCAAGGCAATGCTTTTGGCAGCCATTGAAAAGGTCAAGCTCCAAGAGCCAATAGAGAAGGCAGAGTTTCCAGCAGTCAAATCCGTCCTCGTCATTGGCGGCGGAGTAGCCGGAATGCAAGCGGCTGAAGACTTGGCAGATATGGGCTTCCAAGTTTACCTCATTGAGAAAGAGCCTTTCCTAGGCGGTTTAGCCGCTAGGGCTGTGCGCTTCTTCCCGACAGACGACTGTGCCATATGCATTCAGTCTCCGGCAAGCCTTGCGGCCGTAACCCAGACCTCGAGAAAGTGTGTTTACCGTTCCGGCCTGTCGGAGATTACAAATCTAAACATTTTGACAAACGCCAAAGTCGTGAGAGTTGAAGGCGGCCCAGGCAATTTTAAGGTGACTGTTGAACGGAAACCCCGCTATGTGGACGAGAAAAAGT
This genomic window contains:
- a CDS encoding Ni/Fe hydrogenase subunit alpha — protein: MKEIVINPITRLEGHGKITIFLNEEGDVDEAYFQVPELRGFEKFCEGRRAEDLPIITPRICGVCPVAHHMASAKALDAAFNVEPPEPAKKLRELMYCGYYIYDHTLHFYYLGGPDFLVGPDAPPEKRNILGVIEKAGLDIAKEVIKHRAYGQKITEVLGGKATHPVSACIPGGFARPITEEERREIERMVRSCLEFAKFSLKLFDEIVLKNTAYVGLIKSEAYTLKTYYMGLVDKNNKVNFYDGSVRIVDPDGKEFVKFPPREYLDVIEERVEPWTYVKLPYLKKVGWKGFVDGPDSGIYRVGPLGRLNAAEGMATPLAQAEYERMYSTLGGKPVHHTLAYHWARLIELLYAAERALELVTDPEITSTNLRGKPDKPGEGVGIVEAARGTLIHHYQLDENALAKKVNLIVATTHNVPGICMSIRDAAKGLIKKGKVTDGILNMVEMAFRAYDPCFACATHFALGQMPLEVEIYDSEGRLIQTIKR